Proteins encoded together in one Deinococcus irradiatisoli window:
- a CDS encoding RNA-binding S4 domain-containing protein → MPEDSEFIRPAPTSGDAADPTMDLQDFLKMAGLVDTGGEAKFRIQNGEVKLNGEVETRRRKKLRPGDVVEIYGAAYPVKW, encoded by the coding sequence ATGCCCGAAGATTCCGAGTTCATCCGGCCCGCCCCCACCTCCGGCGACGCGGCCGACCCCACCATGGACCTGCAGGACTTCCTGAAGATGGCCGGCCTGGTCGACACCGGCGGCGAGGCCAAGTTCCGCATCCAGAACGGCGAGGTCAAGCTCAACGGCGAGGTCGAGACGCGACGCCGCAAGAAACTCCGGCCCGGCGACGTGGTGGAAATCTACGGCGCGGCGTATCCGGTGAAGTGGTGA
- a CDS encoding DUF1684 domain-containing protein: MSWQAELENFRARKDAYFRSGRGPLEDVQGFAGLSYFPPDPAWNLQLTVERLPAEVVELPTTTPDQSQRFVSWGAVTLPGGERLTLYAREGDDHPAALFLPFRDATSGKTTYGAGRYLDAPLSGETVRLDFNRAYHPYCAYTPAWTCPLPPAANWLGRAVEAGERLSG; encoded by the coding sequence GTGAGCTGGCAAGCCGAACTGGAAAACTTCCGCGCCCGCAAGGACGCCTATTTCCGCAGCGGACGCGGCCCGCTGGAAGACGTGCAGGGGTTCGCGGGTCTGAGCTACTTTCCGCCGGACCCGGCCTGGAACCTGCAGCTCACGGTCGAGCGCCTGCCGGCCGAAGTCGTCGAGTTGCCGACCACCACGCCGGATCAGTCGCAGCGCTTCGTGAGCTGGGGCGCGGTGACCCTGCCCGGCGGCGAACGGCTGACCTTGTACGCCCGCGAGGGCGACGATCATCCTGCGGCGCTGTTCTTGCCCTTCCGAGACGCGACGAGCGGAAAAACCACCTACGGCGCGGGCCGTTACCTCGACGCGCCGCTCTCGGGCGAGACGGTCAGGCTGGATTTCAACCGCGCCTATCATCCCTACTGCGCTTACACCCCGGCCTGGACCTGCCCGCTGCCGCCGGCCGCGAACTGGCTCGGCCGAGCGGTGGAAGCCGGAGAAAGACTCAGCGGGTGA
- a CDS encoding PLP-dependent aminotransferase family protein: MLPLPPAQPGEPQHARVARALREGVRVGALAPGERLPGSRELSRHWQVARNTVIDALEQLQAEGYLELRRRSGTYVAPLLPAPDSSAPLRAPPLHLSAWARRALEGHDEAAAPEAPPLIDFRLGRHPSGLFPSAQWAQALSRHAYDASSSPPDPRGPLVTRLALCEWLRRERGAQVTPEMLLLTGGAQEALDALSRLMLEAGRVVAAEDPGYPGARAAFQATGAALWPLEVDDQGVRVDDLPPQAVAAYLTPGTQFPTGVTLSAARRSALLAWSRRSGAWLIEDDYAADLHYAARPPASLQGQAPERVLLLGTFSQSLAPALRSGYLAAPESVIEVLTRTRPVTQRTPPTLDALALAEFLSGGGYAKHLRRARSELRRRHDALIAALNRFLPAFEPRPVAAGSQLYLPLPGGWSEREVQRRAARAGVALSVGSEYRLRPGEAAVLLAFAHLSPEAIRQGIERLAAALAPGSRGR; the protein is encoded by the coding sequence ATGTTGCCGCTGCCGCCCGCCCAGCCCGGTGAACCCCAGCATGCCCGCGTGGCCCGGGCGCTGCGGGAAGGCGTGCGCGTCGGGGCGCTGGCTCCCGGCGAGCGGCTTCCCGGCAGCCGCGAACTCTCGCGGCACTGGCAGGTGGCCCGCAACACCGTCATCGACGCGCTCGAACAGCTCCAAGCCGAGGGGTACCTCGAACTTCGCCGGCGCAGCGGCACGTATGTGGCGCCGCTGCTCCCCGCTCCGGACAGCTCGGCGCCGCTCCGGGCGCCGCCGCTGCACCTCAGCGCCTGGGCCCGCCGCGCCCTGGAAGGCCACGACGAGGCCGCCGCGCCGGAAGCGCCGCCCCTGATCGATTTCCGGCTGGGCCGCCACCCCAGCGGTCTGTTTCCCTCGGCGCAGTGGGCGCAGGCGCTCTCCAGGCACGCCTACGACGCGTCCAGCTCGCCGCCGGACCCGCGCGGCCCGCTGGTGACCCGTCTGGCGCTGTGCGAGTGGCTGCGGCGCGAACGCGGCGCCCAGGTCACGCCCGAGATGCTGCTGCTGACCGGCGGCGCCCAGGAAGCGCTCGACGCCCTCTCGCGCCTGATGCTCGAAGCGGGGCGGGTGGTGGCCGCCGAGGACCCCGGCTACCCCGGCGCGCGGGCGGCGTTTCAGGCCACCGGCGCCGCGCTGTGGCCGCTGGAGGTCGACGATCAGGGGGTGCGGGTAGACGACCTGCCCCCGCAGGCGGTGGCCGCCTACCTGACGCCCGGCACCCAGTTTCCCACTGGCGTGACGCTCTCGGCCGCGAGGCGCTCGGCCCTGCTGGCGTGGTCGCGGCGCAGCGGCGCCTGGCTGATCGAGGACGACTACGCCGCCGACCTGCACTACGCCGCGCGCCCGCCCGCCTCGCTGCAAGGGCAGGCGCCCGAGCGGGTGCTGCTGCTGGGCACCTTCAGCCAGAGCCTGGCCCCGGCCCTGCGAAGCGGGTATCTGGCCGCGCCCGAAAGCGTCATCGAGGTGCTGACGCGCACCCGCCCGGTGACCCAGCGCACCCCGCCCACCCTGGACGCGCTGGCGCTGGCCGAATTTCTCTCGGGCGGCGGCTACGCCAAGCACCTGCGCCGCGCCCGCAGCGAACTGCGCCGCCGCCACGACGCGCTGATCGCGGCGCTGAACCGCTTCCTGCCGGCCTTCGAGCCGCGCCCGGTGGCGGCCGGATCGCAGCTGTACCTGCCGCTGCCCGGCGGCTGGTCGGAACGTGAGGTTCAGCGCCGCGCCGCACGGGCCGGGGTGGCCCTGAGCGTCGGCAGCGAGTACCGCCTGCGCCCCGGCGAGGCCGCCGTGCTGCTGGCCTTCGCCCACCTCAGCCCCGAAGCGATCCGGCAGGGCATCGAGCGCCTGGCCGCCGCCCTGGCGCCGGGGTCGCGCGGCCGCTGA
- a CDS encoding TIGR00282 family metallophosphoesterase — protein MLRVLFVGDVYGKPGRRVLAAELPRLRAQADFVIVNGENAAGGFGLNREAFELMLNAGAGAVTLGNHAWHHKDVYSLLDHPQLVRPLNLPPGTPGQGWRTFEVGGQRLTVVNALGRVFMDAAHNPFLALDDLLQRPDLGSVFVDFHAEATSEKAALGWYLDGRVAAVIGTHTHVPTADSRILPRGTAFQTDAGFTGPLHSIIGADPEGPLQKFVTERPHRFGVKEGPAELNGVWLDIEHNAALRIERYHFEEART, from the coding sequence ATGCTGAGGGTGCTGTTCGTGGGAGACGTGTACGGCAAACCCGGCCGCCGGGTGCTGGCGGCCGAATTGCCGCGCCTGCGCGCCCAGGCCGATTTCGTGATCGTCAACGGTGAGAACGCCGCCGGGGGCTTCGGGCTCAACCGCGAAGCGTTCGAGCTGATGCTGAATGCCGGGGCGGGCGCCGTGACGCTGGGCAACCACGCCTGGCACCACAAGGACGTCTATAGCCTGCTCGACCACCCACAACTCGTTCGCCCGCTGAACCTGCCGCCCGGCACGCCGGGCCAGGGCTGGCGCACCTTCGAGGTGGGCGGGCAGCGCCTGACGGTGGTGAACGCACTGGGCCGGGTGTTCATGGACGCGGCGCACAACCCGTTTCTGGCACTCGACGACCTGCTTCAGCGGCCGGACCTGGGCTCGGTGTTCGTGGACTTCCACGCCGAGGCCACCAGCGAGAAGGCCGCGCTGGGGTGGTACCTCGACGGGCGGGTGGCCGCCGTGATCGGCACCCACACCCACGTGCCGACCGCCGACAGCCGCATCCTGCCGCGCGGCACCGCCTTCCAGACCGACGCGGGCTTTACCGGCCCGCTGCACAGCATCATCGGCGCCGATCCCGAAGGCCCGCTGCAAAAATTCGTCACCGAGCGCCCGCACCGCTTCGGCGTCAAGGAGGGACCGGCCGAACTCAACGGGGTGTGGCTGGACATCGAACACAACGCCGCCCTGCGCATCGAGCGCTACCACTTCGAAGAAGCGCGGACCTGA
- a CDS encoding BMP family lipoprotein produces MPHLLRTAAALLTFSLSLAAAQTAPLNVGIALDTGGKNDRSFNQAAWSGAQKAAKEFGVKVSLFSPTESAQGVTSRGAEPLAKAGANLVIGVGFANKDSIEEAARNHSQAKFAVVDDLPTGANTVGLRFREQEGSFMVGYIAGKTSSTGIVGFVGGQDVPLIHKFEAGFAAGVKFICPNCKVIAAYTGKTPAAWNDPATAGKLATSMQKRGADIIFAAAGGSGAGVVAQVNAAQCLKASALPKGVTFGSDLFAKVPKSAAYQKSCAGDARPTFFIGVDSNQNYLGDDDHNPATLNHGLTSMVKRVDNVVYSLIRDVVQKQPWRTGDQSYGLENGGVGYALDSYNRALISPQLEGLLTKVQRLIVFRSISVPVK; encoded by the coding sequence ATGCCTCACCTCCTGCGCACTGCCGCCGCCCTGCTGACTTTTTCCCTCTCGCTGGCGGCGGCCCAGACCGCGCCGCTGAACGTCGGCATCGCGCTGGACACCGGCGGAAAAAACGACCGCTCGTTCAACCAGGCGGCCTGGAGCGGCGCGCAGAAAGCCGCCAAGGAATTCGGCGTCAAGGTCAGCCTGTTCAGCCCCACCGAATCGGCCCAGGGTGTGACCAGCCGCGGCGCCGAGCCGCTGGCGAAGGCCGGGGCCAATCTGGTGATCGGCGTCGGTTTTGCCAACAAAGACAGCATCGAGGAAGCCGCCCGCAACCACAGTCAGGCCAAGTTCGCCGTGGTCGACGACCTGCCCACCGGCGCCAACACCGTGGGCCTGCGCTTTCGCGAACAGGAAGGCTCGTTCATGGTGGGCTACATTGCCGGCAAAACCAGCAGCACCGGCATCGTCGGCTTCGTGGGCGGCCAGGACGTGCCACTGATTCACAAGTTCGAGGCCGGTTTCGCCGCCGGCGTGAAGTTCATCTGCCCCAACTGTAAGGTGATCGCCGCCTACACCGGCAAGACCCCGGCGGCCTGGAACGATCCGGCGACGGCCGGCAAGCTGGCCACCTCGATGCAAAAGCGCGGCGCGGACATCATCTTCGCGGCGGCCGGTGGCAGCGGCGCGGGCGTGGTGGCACAGGTCAACGCCGCGCAGTGCCTCAAGGCCAGCGCCCTGCCCAAGGGCGTCACCTTCGGCTCCGATTTGTTCGCCAAGGTGCCCAAGAGCGCGGCCTACCAGAAAAGCTGCGCCGGTGACGCCCGGCCCACCTTCTTCATCGGGGTGGACAGCAACCAGAACTACCTCGGCGACGACGACCACAACCCCGCCACCCTCAACCACGGCCTGACCAGCATGGTCAAGCGGGTGGACAACGTGGTGTACAGCTTGATCCGGGACGTGGTGCAAAAGCAGCCCTGGCGCACCGGCGATCAGAGCTACGGCCTGGAAAACGGCGGGGTCGGCTACGCGCTCGACAGCTACAACCGCGCCCTGATCAGCCCCCAGCTCGAGGGTTTGCTGACCAAGGTGCAGCGCCTGATCGTCTTCCGGTCGATCAGCGTGCCGGTCAAGTAA
- a CDS encoding ComF family protein, translating to MSVLRALLPRPCPGCGEGLGREAGLCQSCRAQLSPRAERHSLLSAEVTPHLVVLGRHHGALRRAARELKYTGHRDLAQVLGAALARGVPGEWQLRAVSAVPMHPARQRQRHFNHAEVLARCLAAELGLPYLDSLRRTRQVAQQARLSGEERRRNLEGVFEARGGEALPQPLLLVDDVLTTSATLMACRDALQASGVTQLYYAVLTR from the coding sequence ATGAGCGTTCTGCGCGCCCTGCTGCCCCGGCCGTGTCCCGGCTGCGGCGAGGGACTGGGGCGGGAAGCAGGGCTGTGCCAGTCGTGCCGCGCCCAGCTGAGCCCCCGCGCCGAGCGTCATTCGCTGCTGAGCGCCGAGGTCACGCCGCACCTGGTGGTGCTGGGCCGCCATCACGGCGCGCTGCGCCGGGCTGCCCGCGAACTCAAGTACACCGGCCACCGCGACCTGGCGCAGGTGCTGGGCGCGGCCCTGGCGCGGGGCGTGCCCGGCGAGTGGCAGCTGCGGGCGGTGAGCGCGGTGCCGATGCACCCGGCCCGGCAGCGTCAGCGCCACTTCAACCACGCCGAGGTGCTGGCCCGCTGTCTGGCCGCCGAACTCGGTCTGCCGTATCTCGACAGCCTGCGCCGTACCCGCCAGGTCGCTCAGCAGGCCCGGCTCAGCGGCGAGGAGAGGCGGCGCAATTTGGAGGGGGTCTTTGAGGCGCGGGGCGGTGAAGCGCTACCTCAGCCGCTGCTGCTCGTGGACGACGTGCTGACCACGTCTGCCACGCTGATGGCCTGCCGCGACGCTCTGCAAGCCAGCGGCGTGACGCAGCTGTACTACGCCGTGCTCACCCGCTGA
- a CDS encoding LysR family transcriptional regulator: MDTAKSPASAPPVEGGRPAITLAQLRLFTAVVDEGSFSAAAAALGMSQSSLSEGVRALEAALGQSVLLRTRSGVSLTPTGQRVIGHARDALMAVQDLHLSADPARTLSGQLIVATYRSIGQQLLAPALARLHTRHPELHIRIIDAGRDGQGGQRFVRSGEADVGLIEAPDEAGLLFEALLHDPYVAVVPAGQAGTLTWERLKSQPLLLPPLSGPAYRPVLDFLRRHQALSANITEVDEDDVILSMVEYGLGITIFPRLALGGLKPSLSVAALPEPLERVIGLVIRPGRATLPHVQALTEAVRAQVGERPKRQGS, from the coding sequence ATGGACACCGCCAAGTCGCCCGCTTCCGCCCCGCCGGTCGAGGGAGGGCGCCCGGCCATCACGCTGGCGCAGCTGCGGCTCTTCACGGCGGTGGTGGACGAGGGCAGTTTCTCGGCGGCGGCGGCGGCGCTGGGCATGTCGCAAAGCAGCCTCAGCGAGGGGGTGCGGGCGCTGGAAGCGGCGCTGGGCCAGAGCGTCCTCTTGCGCACCCGCAGCGGCGTGAGCCTGACACCCACCGGCCAGCGGGTGATCGGCCACGCCCGCGACGCCCTGATGGCGGTGCAGGACCTGCACCTCTCGGCCGACCCGGCGCGCACCCTCAGTGGCCAGCTGATCGTGGCGACCTACCGCAGCATCGGTCAGCAGCTGCTGGCCCCGGCACTGGCCCGGCTGCATACCCGCCACCCGGAGCTGCACATCCGCATCATCGACGCCGGGCGCGACGGTCAGGGCGGGCAGCGCTTCGTGCGCAGCGGCGAAGCCGACGTGGGCCTCATCGAAGCGCCGGACGAAGCGGGGCTGCTGTTCGAAGCGTTGCTGCACGATCCGTACGTGGCGGTGGTGCCGGCCGGGCAGGCCGGAACGCTGACCTGGGAGCGCCTCAAGAGCCAGCCGCTGCTGCTGCCGCCGCTCAGCGGCCCGGCCTACCGTCCGGTGCTCGACTTTCTCAGGCGCCACCAGGCCCTCAGTGCCAACATCACCGAGGTCGACGAGGACGACGTGATTCTCTCGATGGTGGAATACGGCCTGGGCATCACCATCTTTCCGCGGCTGGCGCTCGGCGGCCTCAAGCCCTCGCTCAGCGTCGCCGCGCTGCCTGAACCGCTCGAACGGGTGATCGGTCTGGTGATCAGGCCGGGGCGGGCCACCCTGCCGCACGTCCAGGCACTCACCGAGGCGGTGCGCGCCCAGGTCGGGGAGCGCCCGAAGCGTCAAGGGTCCTAG
- a CDS encoding HD-GYP domain-containing protein, whose translation MSGPFRRFPFHDYLETAEQVAPLPRPLIEEAAPETAPDDAELLACQPSALFLLDKAGMLVRLGGNWQGVTGLLPEHVLGRPLHQFLKLPASHPRGLYAESGVCEEASIGRGGLSRRVRVVWQRRGERTAGTLELPGQAAREAYERSERLRRAEEALEQTIACLGTTLDAVQGQHVIRMVAYATRLGEVYGLDEHELRSVRWGAALHDVGKARVPSDILGKRGPLSAEEFDVVVQHPVWGAEILERLEFLPDAARQAVLHHHERWDGQGYPAGLNQERIPVSARIVMIADVFDALTSDRSYKHAWTPAAAGEFLIRESGRAFDPALVRLFLEQVLDLGYLYGDDPAEQPG comes from the coding sequence TTGAGCGGGCCTTTTCGCCGGTTTCCCTTCCACGATTACCTCGAAACGGCCGAGCAGGTCGCGCCTTTGCCGCGCCCCCTGATCGAGGAAGCGGCACCCGAAACCGCGCCCGACGACGCCGAGCTGCTGGCCTGCCAGCCGTCGGCGCTGTTCCTGCTTGACAAGGCCGGCATGCTGGTGCGTCTCGGCGGCAATTGGCAGGGCGTCACCGGCCTGCTGCCCGAGCATGTGCTGGGCCGCCCGCTGCACCAGTTTCTGAAGTTGCCCGCTTCGCACCCCCGGGGCCTGTATGCCGAAAGCGGCGTGTGCGAGGAAGCCTCGATCGGGCGCGGCGGCTTGTCGCGGCGGGTGCGGGTGGTCTGGCAGCGCCGGGGCGAGCGCACCGCCGGCACGCTGGAACTGCCGGGCCAGGCCGCGCGCGAAGCGTACGAGCGCAGCGAGCGGTTGCGCCGCGCCGAGGAAGCGCTGGAACAGACCATCGCCTGCCTGGGCACCACCCTCGACGCGGTGCAGGGCCAGCACGTGATTCGGATGGTGGCCTACGCCACCCGGCTCGGCGAGGTCTACGGGCTCGACGAGCACGAACTGCGCTCGGTGCGCTGGGGCGCGGCGCTGCACGACGTGGGCAAAGCGCGGGTGCCGAGCGACATCCTCGGCAAGCGCGGACCACTGAGCGCCGAGGAATTCGACGTGGTGGTGCAGCACCCGGTCTGGGGCGCGGAGATTCTGGAGCGCCTCGAATTTCTGCCGGACGCCGCCCGGCAGGCGGTGCTGCACCACCATGAGCGCTGGGACGGCCAGGGCTATCCGGCGGGGCTGAACCAGGAGCGCATTCCGGTGTCGGCCCGCATCGTGATGATCGCCGACGTGTTCGACGCGCTGACCAGCGACCGCTCCTACAAGCACGCTTGGACCCCCGCCGCCGCCGGCGAATTTCTGATCCGCGAATCGGGCCGGGCCTTCGATCCGGCCCTGGTGCGCTTGTTTCTGGAACAGGTGCTGGACCTGGGGTACCTCTACGGCGACGACCCAGCCGAGCAGCCCGGCTAG